In Ignavibacteriota bacterium, one genomic interval encodes:
- the hypE gene encoding hydrogenase expression/formation protein HypE yields the protein MNVQQTEINLSCPVPIGEYKHVLLAHGGGGKLSQRLIHSFFLSQFNNELLEPLHDGAILSVEGTRLAFSTDSYVVNPIFFPGGNIGELAIYGTVNDLAMCGAKPLYLSAGFIIEEGFSMEELWQVVCSMKNAATNAGVTLVTGDTKVVERGKGDKIFINTSGIGVIENGVNINPKRAAVGDKIILSGAIGMHGIAIMSVREGLEFSSPVISDTAPLNGLVSEMLNTCNDIHVLRDPTRGGVASALNEIAGTAKVGIVINENDIPVPEGVQGACEILGLDPLYIANEGKLLAFVPPFHAERVLETMKKNTLGKESVIIGEVVTDHAGLVVMNSRIGGTRIVDMLTGEQLPRIC from the coding sequence ATGAATGTGCAACAAACAGAAATAAATTTGTCCTGTCCCGTACCCATCGGTGAATACAAACATGTATTACTTGCTCACGGTGGCGGAGGAAAACTCTCTCAACGGTTGATTCACAGTTTCTTTCTTTCACAGTTCAACAATGAATTACTGGAACCGCTTCATGACGGAGCGATACTTTCGGTTGAAGGAACTCGATTGGCTTTCTCGACGGATTCGTATGTCGTCAACCCGATATTTTTTCCGGGAGGAAACATCGGCGAACTCGCCATCTATGGGACAGTAAATGATTTGGCAATGTGCGGCGCGAAACCACTCTATCTTTCTGCCGGATTTATTATCGAAGAAGGATTTTCGATGGAAGAACTCTGGCAAGTTGTCTGTTCGATGAAGAACGCTGCTACGAACGCCGGAGTCACTTTGGTAACAGGCGATACGAAAGTGGTTGAACGCGGTAAGGGGGATAAGATTTTTATAAATACCTCCGGCATTGGTGTGATTGAAAATGGAGTGAACATCAATCCGAAACGTGCAGCAGTGGGAGATAAAATTATTTTGAGCGGAGCGATTGGAATGCATGGTATCGCAATCATGTCGGTACGGGAAGGATTAGAATTTTCATCTCCCGTCATCAGCGATACAGCGCCGTTGAACGGATTAGTTTCCGAAATGCTAAACACGTGCAACGATATTCACGTTCTGCGAGACCCGACACGCGGCGGCGTTGCAAGCGCGCTGAATGAAATTGCCGGAACTGCTAAAGTCGGAATCGTCATCAACGAAAACGATATTCCCGTTCCCGAAGGAGTTCAAGGCGCGTGCGAAATCCTTGGACTTGACCCACTGTACATCGCCAACGAAGGAAAACTCCTCGCGTTTGTTCCTCCCTTTCATGCAGAACGAGTTCTAGAAACGATGAAAAAGAATACGCTTGGAAAAGAAAGTGTCATCATTGGCGAAGTAGTTACCGACCATGCCGGACTTGTCGTGATGAACAGCCGCATCGGCGGGACACGGATTGTGGATATGCTTACGGGTGAGCAATTGCCGAGGATATGTTAG
- a CDS encoding PAS domain S-box protein yields the protein MGPAYRTACIIIIVLCFLFTPVVSLSFPFQNPSQWVRFSTDEGLPSNRVLDVAEAPNGTVWALTSSGLAFYNGYFWTPVGKPLGLHQKQINSFFIDSTGRVLALSNGNIYIGNERGFTLHKLLLHQKQLLVMELAQYNNNKFLAIHEDFSLHVWDYNFSHATPFTQLQHSGSVRKVWNTRSGNIWIATDKGVYSLRDSVLTKQIETPSFGLTVTTLAEDTLTGGIMGVIYPAEQRGLWEWKPNEPPRHSKEGRIDFIQSLDVLDKAHPLYSYMSGEIRVQVENSWNSLENLPEQLINILFLKYRTSGGLWVGTESGLFLYTTTTALWNYWKKPQVSRSNRISELLSAHDGSFWIATDEGIEIRKPDGSTENITTIAGSRALSLTGLAEDEQGNIWVSSGSSFEGAYRWDGSQWKHFGRNEGLSGFFHKIKKDKKNRLWFLGMAKYYADEKNEPGAFLFENGKFSQWSTKQGLINNRVYAFAEGTDGALWFGTSGGISRRKDGSWKHWTMNEGLRQNRTFTLALDHQNTLWFSDQMTGLGYLKDDAPHYFTVADGLISDVIWEIHIDSLSRIWIATANGLSCYNNGIWSRFDATTGLNPLRLWPLLQVGNKLFVGTMGGGTAILNLDHANKLPPVAIIEQPARVNNSFHLKWNAYSFWGELPSKKIETRYRLDEHSWSTWSMEHQQMFVDLRPGNHTFAVQAKGLFGNFSAEGYSFTFAVDSPYYLKPLFYVPIITLATVLFIFGFIYNRRKRKQDILLKLNEERYRAIVHDQTEFIIRFSPDGKLTFVNDAFSRMVNQEPENLKDKNLYEVVFPSIKKILQHHVEALKILKPENPTSSLELELLFPTGEIRWQSWVDRAIFDNNETLIEVQSVGRDITKQKLAELGLYRREAILEALSFATEHFMQGESFKQSVQNILARLGKATAVSRVYIFENHVGENNTLLTSQKFEWVSAETEPQIDNPELQNLPLMEAGFERWIKLLSSDNYVYGHIREFPQSERDILQQQQIRSICVVPISVNHQWWGFIGFDDCYTERDWSFAELEALKSAANIFGTAIERKEREKTVNMLAHAIKSIGECVSITDNENYILFVNDAFLKTYGYTSEELIGQNISIVRSDNAVVPTSIILKATHENGWHGELLNRKKDGTEFPIYLSTSAVRDELGNQIALIGVATDITQSKLVEKRLQEQAALLDITTDAIIVISLQGIVLFWNKGAEKMYGWDSKEVRGKDMRPYIFREYQSVTESSFKDVMQRGEWQGEGTQFTKEGKPITVYSRLVLMKDEQQQPSAILIVCTDISEKKLLESQFLRMQRLESIGTLAGGIAHDLNNVLSPILLSVELLKAKFPGEQTRNILTTLESSANRGKEIIKQVLTFARGISGERFTLQPKHVIKEMEHIIRETFPKTLRLVLDIPTELWTITGDPTQLHQVLLNLCVNARDAMPQGGILSLSAFNVVIDEEFRRTHIEAHPGPFVAFRVTDTGIGIPSELRDIIFDPFFTTKEVGKGTGLGLSTVHAIVKGHNGFVTVQSSVGAGSTFTVYLPSSNTLVTPKPIEPGPEFIHGNGELILVVDDEEAILDIASQTLESSGYRILTAHDGTEAINLYVQHREEIQIVVTDILMPFMDGIALSRSLKQINPDVKIIAASGQETDAQFLLSEGIIVESFLPKPFSADHLVSAINKVLKKIQSLKS from the coding sequence ATGGGACCGGCATATCGAACTGCGTGCATCATTATTATTGTTCTTTGTTTTTTATTCACTCCTGTAGTTTCTCTTTCCTTTCCATTTCAAAATCCCTCACAGTGGGTTCGCTTTTCTACCGATGAAGGATTGCCATCGAACAGGGTACTCGATGTCGCTGAAGCGCCGAACGGTACTGTCTGGGCATTGACCAGTTCAGGCTTGGCATTTTACAATGGATATTTCTGGACTCCTGTTGGAAAACCTCTCGGATTGCATCAGAAACAAATCAATTCATTTTTTATTGATTCAACAGGCAGAGTACTTGCACTCAGTAATGGAAATATCTACATCGGAAACGAGCGTGGATTCACTTTGCATAAACTTCTCCTGCATCAAAAACAATTATTGGTAATGGAACTTGCTCAATACAACAATAACAAGTTTCTTGCAATCCATGAAGACTTTTCTTTGCACGTTTGGGATTACAACTTTTCCCACGCTACTCCATTTACACAACTTCAACATTCCGGCAGTGTGCGAAAAGTCTGGAATACGCGAAGCGGCAACATCTGGATAGCAACAGATAAAGGAGTGTATTCTCTTCGGGACTCCGTCCTAACAAAACAAATTGAAACACCTTCGTTCGGGTTGACTGTTACAACTCTTGCCGAAGATACATTGACAGGTGGAATCATGGGAGTAATCTATCCGGCAGAACAACGCGGACTCTGGGAGTGGAAACCGAATGAACCACCTCGTCATTCTAAAGAAGGAAGAATTGATTTCATCCAGTCGCTCGATGTCTTAGATAAAGCACATCCACTCTATTCGTACATGTCAGGAGAAATTCGGGTTCAAGTGGAAAACAGTTGGAACTCTCTTGAAAATCTTCCCGAACAACTCATCAACATATTGTTCCTGAAATACCGAACATCCGGCGGATTGTGGGTTGGCACAGAATCGGGATTATTTCTCTACACTACCACTACGGCGTTATGGAACTATTGGAAAAAACCTCAGGTCAGCAGGTCAAATAGGATTTCAGAATTGCTCAGTGCGCACGATGGTTCATTTTGGATTGCAACTGATGAGGGGATTGAAATCCGAAAACCCGACGGATCAACCGAAAATATTACTACAATTGCCGGAAGCAGGGCACTATCATTAACAGGATTGGCTGAAGATGAACAAGGAAACATCTGGGTTTCCAGTGGCTCTTCGTTTGAAGGCGCGTATCGCTGGGACGGTTCACAGTGGAAACATTTCGGACGAAACGAAGGCTTATCGGGATTTTTTCATAAAATAAAAAAGGACAAGAAAAATCGTTTGTGGTTTCTCGGCATGGCTAAATATTATGCGGATGAAAAAAACGAACCCGGGGCTTTCCTTTTTGAAAACGGAAAATTTTCTCAGTGGTCAACAAAACAGGGATTGATTAATAATCGTGTCTATGCGTTCGCAGAAGGGACAGACGGAGCGCTCTGGTTTGGAACGAGCGGAGGAATCAGTCGCCGGAAGGATGGAAGTTGGAAACATTGGACGATGAATGAAGGATTGAGGCAAAATAGAACTTTCACTCTCGCGCTTGATCATCAGAACACTCTTTGGTTCAGCGACCAGATGACAGGATTGGGATATTTGAAAGATGATGCCCCTCATTATTTTACTGTTGCCGACGGTTTGATTAGTGATGTAATTTGGGAAATTCACATTGATTCACTGAGCAGAATTTGGATTGCAACAGCAAACGGACTTTCCTGTTATAATAACGGAATTTGGTCGCGGTTTGATGCTACAACCGGACTCAATCCGCTTCGACTCTGGCCCCTTCTTCAGGTTGGAAACAAATTATTTGTCGGAACAATGGGGGGCGGTACTGCAATCCTGAATTTGGACCACGCAAATAAATTACCGCCCGTTGCAATTATCGAACAGCCCGCACGCGTGAACAATTCCTTCCATCTGAAATGGAATGCGTACAGTTTCTGGGGAGAATTGCCATCAAAAAAAATTGAAACACGATACCGGTTAGATGAACATTCGTGGTCAACCTGGAGTATGGAACACCAGCAAATGTTTGTTGACCTTCGACCGGGAAATCATACATTCGCTGTCCAGGCAAAAGGTTTGTTCGGGAATTTTTCTGCCGAGGGTTACTCATTTACTTTTGCTGTTGATTCCCCATACTACTTGAAGCCGCTGTTCTACGTACCAATAATAACGTTGGCTACAGTTTTGTTCATTTTTGGGTTCATATACAACAGGAGAAAAAGAAAACAAGATATATTATTAAAGTTGAACGAAGAACGGTACCGTGCAATCGTTCACGACCAAACAGAATTTATCATCCGGTTTTCACCTGATGGAAAACTCACGTTCGTCAACGATGCCTTTAGCAGAATGGTCAACCAGGAACCGGAAAATCTAAAAGACAAAAACTTATATGAAGTTGTATTTCCATCTATCAAGAAAATATTACAGCATCATGTCGAAGCGTTGAAAATACTCAAACCGGAAAACCCGACATCATCGTTGGAACTTGAATTGTTATTTCCCACCGGAGAAATACGATGGCAATCGTGGGTTGACCGTGCAATCTTCGACAACAACGAAACTCTCATCGAAGTACAGTCGGTCGGCAGAGACATCACAAAGCAAAAACTTGCAGAACTTGGACTGTATCGTCGCGAGGCAATTCTCGAAGCGCTGAGTTTTGCAACAGAACATTTTATGCAGGGAGAATCGTTCAAACAAAGCGTTCAAAATATTCTTGCCAGATTGGGCAAAGCCACTGCTGTCAGTCGTGTCTATATTTTTGAAAATCATGTTGGTGAAAACAATACGCTCCTTACCAGTCAGAAATTTGAATGGGTTTCAGCAGAGACCGAACCTCAGATTGATAACCCGGAATTACAAAATCTTCCACTCATGGAGGCAGGTTTCGAGCGGTGGATAAAACTTCTCTCGAGTGATAACTACGTGTACGGACACATCAGGGAGTTTCCTCAATCCGAGCGCGATATTCTTCAGCAGCAACAGATTCGTTCCATTTGTGTTGTTCCTATTTCCGTCAATCATCAATGGTGGGGGTTCATTGGCTTCGATGATTGTTATACGGAACGCGATTGGTCGTTTGCCGAATTGGAGGCATTGAAATCCGCCGCCAATATCTTCGGAACAGCCATCGAACGAAAAGAGCGGGAGAAAACCGTCAACATGCTCGCTCATGCTATCAAGAGCATCGGTGAATGTGTCTCGATTACCGATAACGAAAACTACATCCTGTTCGTGAACGATGCTTTTTTGAAAACATACGGTTATACTTCTGAAGAACTCATTGGACAAAACATTAGTATCGTCCGTTCAGACAACGCCGTAGTTCCGACTTCTATAATTTTAAAGGCGACACATGAAAACGGCTGGCACGGAGAACTCCTCAACAGAAAAAAGGACGGGACAGAATTCCCGATTTATCTTTCCACCTCAGCAGTACGCGATGAACTCGGCAACCAGATTGCTTTGATTGGTGTGGCTACAGACATCACGCAAAGTAAATTAGTAGAAAAACGATTGCAGGAACAAGCCGCTTTATTGGATATTACAACGGACGCTATCATCGTTATCTCCCTTCAAGGCATCGTGCTGTTTTGGAATAAAGGCGCAGAAAAAATGTACGGGTGGGATTCAAAAGAAGTTCGCGGAAAAGATATGCGTCCCTATATTTTCCGTGAGTATCAATCGGTAACAGAAAGTTCTTTCAAGGATGTGATGCAACGGGGTGAATGGCAGGGAGAAGGAACACAGTTCACAAAAGAAGGAAAACCAATCACCGTCTATAGCCGCTTAGTGTTGATGAAAGATGAACAACAACAGCCATCCGCGATTTTAATTGTCTGCACCGATATTTCCGAGAAGAAGTTGTTGGAATCTCAGTTCCTACGGATGCAACGATTGGAAAGTATCGGGACACTCGCCGGCGGCATCGCTCACGATTTGAATAATGTTCTCTCCCCGATTCTGTTATCGGTGGAACTGCTCAAAGCAAAATTTCCCGGCGAACAAACCCGGAACATTCTTACCACATTAGAATCAAGCGCGAACCGCGGCAAAGAAATTATTAAACAAGTTCTGACATTCGCTCGAGGTATTTCCGGCGAACGGTTTACGCTACAACCGAAGCACGTTATCAAAGAGATGGAACACATCATCAGGGAAACCTTCCCGAAAACACTCCGGCTTGTGCTTGATATTCCAACAGAGTTGTGGACAATCACCGGAGACCCGACACAACTTCATCAGGTGCTGTTGAATCTCTGTGTCAATGCACGCGATGCAATGCCGCAAGGAGGCATCCTCTCGCTTTCCGCTTTCAACGTTGTTATTGATGAAGAATTCAGACGTACCCATATCGAAGCGCACCCCGGTCCGTTTGTTGCGTTCAGGGTTACGGACACCGGAATCGGCATTCCTTCGGAATTGCGCGATATTATTTTCGACCCATTCTTTACAACAAAGGAAGTTGGCAAGGGTACGGGGTTGGGACTTTCCACTGTTCACGCAATTGTGAAAGGACACAACGGATTCGTTACCGTACAAAGTTCCGTTGGCGCCGGTTCAACATTTACCGTTTATCTTCCATCTTCAAATACTCTGGTCACACCGAAGCCAATTGAACCCGGACCTGAATTTATTCACGGAAACGGTGAGTTAATTTTGGTGGTGGATGATGAAGAAGCAATTCTCGATATTGCCTCTCAAACATTGGAATCATCCGGTTACAGAATTCTTACTGCACACGACGGAACTGAAGCGATTAATCTCTACGTGCAACACCGGGAAGAAATACAAATCGTTGTCACCGATATTCTCATGCCGTTCATGGATGGAATAGCGTTGTCTCGTTCACTGAAGCAGATCAATCCCGACGTGAAGATTATCGCCGCAAGCGGTCAGGAAACAGACGCGCAGTTCCTTTTGTCCGAAGGAATCATCGTTGAATCATTCTTACCGAAACCGTTCAGCGCAGACCATCTTGTTTCTGCTATTAATAAAGTTCTCAAAAAAATACAAAGTTTGAAATCGTGA
- a CDS encoding MFS transporter, whose product MQEPESKKTIRTFGIASFLNDFGSDIIYPIWPLFVTSALGANMAMLGFIDGLGDAIVSLSQAFAGYYSDKLQKRKVFVWVGYLFGAVSRVGYAFTVSWQMLLPIRVLDRAGKIRSAPRDAIVADVSDETNRGKNFGYLKMMDNLGAVLGIVFCLLFIEIGYSNLFLLAAIPSVLGSLLVVKSIKEVPKARTTTFKGLSFKQLDSNFRLFLVLSALFSIGSFSYSFLLLYTFDAGFEKGGLPILYLIFTVVAASFSMPFGKLSDRFGRKNILFVSFCFWTLCCTGLLFLKTYWGIIGCFILYGLHKAAIEPVQKTLVSELAPPELRASTLGGFQMVIGLCAFPSSFLAGLLWQYIDKTTPLILAIVLTLLSLGMLSMVNEVKRKH is encoded by the coding sequence ATGCAGGAACCTGAATCAAAAAAGACAATTCGAACATTCGGTATCGCTTCATTCCTGAATGATTTCGGTTCCGACATCATTTATCCCATTTGGCCCCTCTTTGTAACGTCGGCGCTTGGCGCAAACATGGCAATGCTTGGCTTCATTGATGGTCTGGGCGATGCAATCGTTTCACTCTCTCAGGCATTTGCCGGATATTATTCGGACAAATTACAAAAGCGAAAAGTTTTTGTCTGGGTCGGATATTTGTTCGGCGCAGTTTCAAGAGTCGGATACGCGTTCACTGTATCGTGGCAGATGTTGTTACCGATTCGCGTTCTTGACCGTGCAGGAAAAATTCGGAGCGCACCGCGCGATGCAATCGTCGCCGATGTCTCCGACGAAACCAATCGTGGAAAAAACTTCGGCTACCTGAAGATGATGGACAATCTCGGCGCTGTGTTGGGAATCGTGTTCTGTCTACTCTTTATTGAAATCGGTTACTCAAATCTTTTTCTTCTTGCCGCCATTCCCTCCGTTCTCGGTTCGTTGCTTGTCGTGAAGTCCATTAAGGAAGTCCCCAAAGCGAGAACAACAACATTCAAAGGACTTTCCTTCAAACAACTCGATTCAAATTTCCGCCTGTTTCTTGTTTTGAGTGCGCTCTTTTCCATCGGCTCGTTCAGTTATTCATTTCTCCTTCTCTACACCTTTGATGCCGGATTTGAAAAAGGGGGACTTCCGATTTTGTATTTAATTTTCACTGTCGTAGCGGCATCCTTCTCCATGCCGTTCGGAAAATTATCTGACAGGTTCGGCAGAAAAAATATCCTCTTCGTTTCGTTTTGCTTTTGGACTTTGTGTTGCACCGGATTGTTGTTTCTGAAAACATACTGGGGAATCATCGGATGTTTCATCCTCTATGGTTTACACAAAGCGGCGATTGAACCTGTGCAGAAAACTCTTGTCAGTGAACTTGCACCGCCGGAACTCCGAGCAAGTACGCTCGGGGGATTTCAGATGGTTATCGGGCTATGTGCGTTTCCTTCATCATTTCTTGCAGGATTGTTATGGCAATATATTGATAAAACAACACCGCTCATCCTTGCCATCGTCCTGACACTTCTTTCGCTTGGAATGTTATCTATGGTAAATGAAGTAAAAAGGAAACACTGA
- a CDS encoding CoA-binding protein, protein MNTQTLIREFLEGKRFAMPGVSRDSKHFSRMLYKEFLTRGYEVLPVNPLATEIDGKKCYARISEIQPPVAAALFMTPKGGTLPLLQECAESGISLVWFYGISGIKDVHPDAIRSCQQLGINHIAGYCPFMFLPSASFFHRLHGTVWKVLGKYPQ, encoded by the coding sequence ATGAACACACAAACACTTATCCGTGAATTTCTTGAAGGTAAACGCTTTGCAATGCCCGGCGTTTCCCGCGACTCAAAACATTTTAGCAGAATGTTGTACAAAGAATTCCTCACACGCGGGTACGAAGTTCTTCCCGTCAATCCATTAGCGACAGAAATTGATGGGAAAAAATGTTATGCACGCATTTCTGAAATTCAACCTCCTGTCGCCGCCGCGTTATTCATGACACCAAAAGGCGGAACATTGCCGCTCCTCCAAGAATGTGCGGAGAGCGGTATCTCATTGGTTTGGTTCTATGGTATTTCAGGAATAAAAGATGTCCATCCTGATGCGATACGCTCTTGCCAACAACTTGGAATCAATCATATTGCAGGATACTGCCCGTTCATGTTTCTCCCGTCTGCTTCGTTCTTCCATCGTTTGCACGGCACGGTGTGGAAGGTACTTGGAAAATATCCACAATAA